In Prosthecomicrobium sp. N25, one DNA window encodes the following:
- a CDS encoding FadR/GntR family transcriptional regulator, with product MSQVADILTRDDGAPARLSGTVYDAIVQFIANGDFALNSRLPSEAELSVRFGASRPVVREALARLREDGVIVSRKGSGSYVTRRPDMAVLKFTPVGSLADVQRCFEFRAGLEPAAAALAAIRWQDEHLAAVKGALDSLEDCLQRGVLGAEEDNRFHEAIAEATRNQYHVSVQRSLRPHIAIGMSVTRNLSLMRTEARIRTVQDEHVAIYEAIRRRDADGARRAMETHVLNARRRMFEGVDE from the coding sequence ATGAGCCAGGTCGCCGACATCCTGACGCGGGACGACGGGGCGCCGGCGCGACTCTCCGGCACCGTCTACGACGCCATCGTGCAGTTCATCGCCAATGGCGATTTCGCGCTGAACAGCCGGCTGCCCTCTGAGGCGGAGCTGTCGGTCCGCTTCGGGGCGTCGCGGCCGGTGGTGCGCGAGGCGCTGGCGCGGCTACGCGAGGACGGGGTCATCGTCTCACGCAAGGGCTCGGGCTCCTACGTGACGCGGCGCCCCGACATGGCGGTCCTGAAGTTCACGCCGGTCGGCTCGCTCGCCGACGTGCAGCGCTGCTTCGAGTTCCGGGCCGGCCTCGAGCCGGCGGCCGCCGCGCTCGCCGCCATCCGCTGGCAGGACGAGCACCTCGCCGCGGTCAAGGGTGCGCTGGACTCGCTCGAGGACTGCCTGCAGCGGGGCGTGCTCGGTGCGGAGGAGGACAACCGCTTCCACGAGGCCATCGCGGAGGCGACTCGCAACCAGTACCACGTCTCGGTGCAGCGCTCGCTGAGGCCTCACATCGCGATCGGGATGAGCGTCACCCGGAACCTGAGCCTGATGCGCACCGAGGCGCGCATCCGCACCGTTCAGGACGAGCACGTGGCGATCTACGAGGCGATCCGGCGGCGCGACGCGGACGGCGCGCGCCGGGCCATGGAGACCCATGTGCTGAACGCCCGGCGCCGGATGTTCGAGGGAGTCGACGAATGA
- a CDS encoding ribonuclease activity regulator RraA — protein sequence MPFTEETRAKFAAVSTATLTTVLLKRGFRNVFISDLKLINPGAPRLVGPAYTLRYIPSREDLDHPGVFEDRGHPQRRAVEECPPGHVLVIDSRKDHRAASAGGILVARMYKRGVAGIVSDGGFRDSPDIAELPFPVYHVAPAAPTNLIRHHAMDLNVPIGCGDVPVYPGDIVVGDGEGVVIVPGEIAEAVADEAFEQTVFEDFVQEQVMGGRGIFGIYPPGPEAKAEFAAWRAARGR from the coding sequence ATGCCGTTCACCGAAGAGACCCGCGCCAAGTTCGCCGCCGTGTCGACCGCGACGCTCACGACCGTGCTCCTGAAGCGGGGCTTCCGCAATGTGTTCATCTCGGACCTCAAGCTGATCAACCCGGGCGCGCCGCGGCTCGTCGGGCCGGCCTATACGCTGCGCTACATCCCCTCGCGCGAGGATCTCGACCATCCCGGCGTGTTCGAGGACCGCGGACACCCGCAGCGGCGCGCCGTCGAGGAGTGCCCGCCCGGGCATGTGCTCGTCATCGACAGCCGCAAGGACCACCGGGCGGCGTCGGCGGGCGGCATCCTGGTCGCCCGCATGTACAAGCGCGGCGTGGCGGGGATCGTCTCCGACGGCGGCTTCCGCGACAGCCCCGACATCGCGGAACTGCCCTTTCCCGTCTACCATGTCGCCCCGGCGGCCCCGACGAACCTGATCCGTCACCACGCCATGGACCTCAATGTCCCGATCGGCTGCGGCGACGTTCCCGTCTATCCGGGCGACATCGTCGTCGGCGACGGCGAGGGCGTGGTGATCGTCCCGGGCGAGATCGCCGAGGCGGTCGCCGACGAGGCCTTCGAGCAGACGGTGTTCGAGGACTTCGTGCAGGAGCAGGTCATGGGCGGCCGCGGGATCTTCGGCATCTATCCGCCGGGACCCGAGGCCAAGGCCGAATTCGCGGCCTGGCGGGCGGCGCGCGGACGCTGA
- a CDS encoding ABC transporter substrate-binding protein, with amino-acid sequence MQEDIMRRPGLVRRSILKGMAGMAALPLAGRAAFAQAGKAEAPELAKLAAEGKLPKLADRLPANPLVVEPFSKVGAYGGSLRRGLRGSSDHNGILRMVGNQGLVRWNLQFTEVRPNVAEKWDVNADATEFTFYLRKGMKWSDGKPFTADDILFSINDCVLNTDLYKSAPSQLSIGGAPAVVTKVDDTTVKFTFKQPYALFLEQLATPLGQHPTLFPKHYGMQFVPKYNPNVADLVKAANVSGWPDLFRAKMGDIEIPSRWGNPDKPTLDPWVVTEPYVGGATRVVMKRNPYFWQVDTAGNQLPYIDQLTFGISQDVESLMLDVVSGKIDIQDRHVNSLPNKPTLAKNREKGGYRLLELEPSGAQQCQIYLNMTHKDPAMRAMFANKEFRKALSLGIDRKEIIELVYLGQSEPYQAGPRPSHPWYHEKLARQNTQLDKAQANAILDKIGYDKKGGDGFRLRPDGQKVFFAIDVIPTLYPDLVDTLELVKRHWAAIGVDVKVNTIERTLYYTRGDANDHDAAVWPGPGGLDPMFDPRDFFAQHPQGSRYAIPWTLWYVSNGKDGQEPPESQKKRMKLFDDARATADLAKRGAIMKQIFDICADEFETIGVCLAVNTFGVVKNNLQNVPPKTPDSWSWPNPGPAMPQQFFFT; translated from the coding sequence ATGCAGGAAGACATCATGCGCCGTCCCGGCCTCGTGCGCCGCTCGATCCTGAAAGGCATGGCCGGCATGGCCGCGCTGCCGCTCGCCGGTCGCGCCGCCTTCGCGCAGGCCGGCAAGGCCGAGGCGCCGGAACTGGCCAAGCTCGCGGCCGAAGGCAAGCTGCCGAAGCTGGCCGACCGCCTCCCGGCCAACCCGCTGGTCGTCGAGCCCTTCTCCAAGGTGGGCGCCTATGGCGGCTCGCTCCGGCGCGGCTTGCGCGGTTCGTCCGACCACAACGGCATCCTCCGCATGGTCGGCAACCAGGGCCTCGTGCGCTGGAACCTGCAGTTCACGGAAGTGCGCCCGAACGTTGCCGAGAAGTGGGACGTCAACGCCGATGCCACCGAGTTCACCTTCTACCTGCGCAAGGGCATGAAGTGGTCGGACGGCAAGCCCTTCACGGCCGACGACATCCTCTTCTCGATCAACGACTGCGTGCTCAACACGGACCTCTACAAGTCCGCGCCCTCCCAGCTCTCCATCGGCGGCGCGCCGGCGGTCGTCACCAAGGTCGACGACACCACCGTCAAGTTCACCTTCAAGCAGCCCTACGCGCTGTTCCTCGAGCAGCTCGCCACGCCGCTCGGCCAGCATCCGACCCTCTTCCCGAAGCACTACGGCATGCAGTTCGTGCCGAAGTACAACCCGAACGTCGCCGACCTCGTGAAGGCCGCGAACGTCTCCGGCTGGCCGGACCTCTTCCGCGCCAAGATGGGCGACATCGAGATCCCGTCGCGCTGGGGCAACCCGGACAAGCCGACCCTCGATCCCTGGGTCGTCACCGAGCCCTACGTGGGCGGCGCCACGCGCGTGGTGATGAAGCGCAACCCCTACTTCTGGCAGGTCGACACGGCGGGCAACCAGCTCCCCTACATCGATCAGCTCACCTTCGGCATCAGCCAGGACGTCGAATCCCTCATGCTGGACGTGGTCTCCGGCAAGATCGACATCCAGGACCGGCACGTGAACTCGCTGCCGAACAAGCCGACGCTGGCCAAGAACCGGGAGAAGGGCGGCTACCGCCTGCTCGAGCTGGAGCCCTCGGGCGCCCAGCAGTGCCAGATCTACCTGAACATGACCCACAAGGATCCCGCCATGCGGGCCATGTTCGCCAACAAGGAGTTCCGCAAGGCGCTCTCGCTCGGCATCGACCGCAAGGAGATCATCGAGCTCGTCTATCTCGGCCAGTCCGAGCCCTACCAGGCCGGTCCGCGCCCGAGCCATCCCTGGTACCACGAGAAGCTCGCCCGCCAGAACACCCAGCTCGACAAGGCCCAGGCGAACGCCATCCTGGACAAGATCGGCTACGACAAGAAGGGCGGCGACGGCTTCCGCCTGCGTCCGGACGGCCAGAAGGTCTTCTTCGCCATCGACGTCATCCCGACCCTCTACCCGGACCTGGTCGACACGCTCGAACTGGTCAAGCGCCACTGGGCGGCCATCGGCGTCGACGTGAAAGTCAACACGATCGAGCGGACCCTCTACTACACCCGCGGCGACGCCAACGATCACGACGCGGCCGTCTGGCCGGGCCCCGGCGGCCTCGACCCGATGTTCGACCCGCGCGACTTCTTCGCCCAGCACCCGCAGGGTTCGCGCTACGCGATCCCCTGGACGCTCTGGTACGTGTCGAACGGCAAGGACGGCCAGGAGCCGCCGGAAAGCCAGAAGAAGCGCATGAAGCTCTTCGACGACGCCCGCGCGACGGCCGACCTCGCCAAGCGCGGCGCGATCATGAAGCAGATCTTCGACATCTGCGCCGACGAGTTCGAGACCATCGGGGTCTGCCTGGCGGTCAACACCTTCGGGGTGGTCAAGAACAACCTGCAGAACGTGCCGCCGAAGACGCCGGACAGCTGGTCCTGGCCGAATCCCGGCCCGGCCATGCCGCAGCAGTTCTTCTTCACCTGA
- a CDS encoding ABC transporter permease, with amino-acid sequence MLKFILKRLAWMIPSLLAVSFLAFVLIQLPPGDFVTSYVATLAASNEIVDQNTARDLRERFGLDQPMFVQYVKWIWGIVTRGDFGISFEWQQPVSGLIWERMALTLILTVSTLIATWAIALPIGVYSAVRKYSIGDYLFTLLSFLGLAIPSFLLALVLMYVAAVHFGQDVGGLFSEEFQNAPWSWAKTVDLIHHLWIPVIILAVSGTASLIRVMRANMLDEIHKPYVVTARAKGLSEFRLLVKYPVRLALNPFISTIAWLLPNLVSGSIVVAIVLNLPTAAPLLLQSLMAQDMYLAGAFVLLICGLTLVGSLVSDILLALVDPRIRLE; translated from the coding sequence ATGCTCAAGTTCATCCTCAAGCGCCTGGCCTGGATGATCCCGTCGCTGCTGGCGGTGTCCTTCCTGGCCTTCGTGCTCATCCAGCTGCCGCCCGGCGACTTCGTGACGAGCTACGTGGCGACCCTCGCGGCCTCCAACGAGATCGTCGACCAGAACACCGCCCGCGACCTGCGCGAGCGCTTCGGCCTCGACCAGCCGATGTTCGTCCAGTACGTCAAGTGGATCTGGGGCATCGTCACCCGCGGCGACTTCGGCATCTCTTTCGAGTGGCAGCAGCCCGTCTCCGGACTGATCTGGGAGCGCATGGCGCTGACCCTGATCCTCACCGTCTCGACCCTGATCGCGACCTGGGCCATCGCGCTGCCGATCGGCGTCTACTCGGCGGTCCGCAAGTATTCCATCGGCGACTATCTCTTCACCCTGCTGAGCTTCCTCGGCCTCGCCATCCCGTCCTTCCTGCTCGCGCTCGTGCTGATGTACGTCGCCGCCGTGCATTTCGGCCAGGACGTCGGCGGCCTCTTCTCCGAGGAGTTCCAGAACGCGCCCTGGTCCTGGGCGAAGACCGTCGACCTTATCCACCACCTCTGGATCCCGGTGATCATCCTGGCCGTCTCGGGCACCGCGAGCCTGATCCGCGTCATGCGCGCCAACATGCTGGACGAGATCCACAAGCCCTACGTGGTGACCGCCCGTGCCAAGGGCCTCTCCGAGTTCCGTCTCCTGGTGAAGTATCCGGTCCGCCTCGCCCTCAATCCCTTCATCTCGACCATCGCCTGGCTGCTGCCGAACCTCGTGTCCGGTTCCATCGTGGTCGCCATCGTCCTGAACCTGCCGACCGCAGCGCCGCTCCTGCTCCAGTCCCTGATGGCGCAGGACATGTACCTGGCCGGCGCCTTCGTGCTCCTGATCTGCGGCCTGACCCTCGTCGGCTCGCTCGTCAGCGACATCCTGCTCGCGCTCGTCGACCCGCGCATTCGGCTCGAGTGA
- a CDS encoding ABC transporter permease, with protein MTDVTVAEVPASRLAVASQWSLIWWAFRRHKLAMVALFVTIALYIVAAVPGFFAINDPNQQNARAGYQPPQAIHFFHEGSFVGPYFHPSKLTRDPETLEPIFVADTTRRVPLVFFGEGYTWSFLGLFASKLHLVATSDAASPFFPIGTDRLGRCVWSRIAQGAQISLSLGLVGVFLSLAIGIVLGGISGYYGGKTDFAIQRVIEFVLALPTIPIWLAMAAALPQDWPATTQYLMITIILSLTGWAQLARVVRGRFLSLRTEEFVSAARLDGCSEGRIIFRHMLPSFASHIIASITLAIPAMILAETALSFLGLGLQPPTISWGVLLREAQNIRSIATAPWLFAPGAAVVVAVMALNLLGDGLRDAADPYNK; from the coding sequence ATGACCGACGTCACCGTTGCCGAAGTCCCCGCCTCCCGCCTCGCGGTCGCCTCCCAGTGGTCGCTGATCTGGTGGGCCTTCCGCCGCCACAAGCTCGCGATGGTCGCCCTCTTCGTGACGATCGCGCTCTATATCGTTGCGGCCGTCCCGGGATTCTTCGCCATCAACGACCCGAACCAGCAGAACGCCCGCGCCGGCTACCAGCCGCCGCAGGCCATCCACTTCTTCCACGAGGGCAGCTTCGTCGGCCCCTACTTCCACCCCTCCAAGCTGACCCGCGACCCGGAGACGCTCGAGCCCATCTTCGTCGCCGACACGACGAGGCGCGTGCCGCTCGTCTTCTTCGGCGAAGGCTATACCTGGTCCTTCCTGGGCCTCTTCGCATCGAAGCTCCACCTGGTCGCCACCTCCGACGCCGCCTCGCCCTTCTTCCCGATCGGCACCGACCGGCTCGGCCGCTGCGTCTGGAGCCGCATCGCGCAAGGCGCGCAGATCTCGCTGTCCCTCGGCCTCGTCGGCGTGTTCCTGTCCCTGGCGATCGGCATCGTGCTCGGCGGCATCTCGGGCTACTACGGCGGCAAGACCGACTTCGCCATCCAGCGCGTGATCGAGTTCGTCCTCGCCCTGCCGACGATCCCGATCTGGCTCGCCATGGCGGCCGCCCTGCCCCAGGACTGGCCGGCCACTACCCAGTACCTCATGATCACCATCATCCTGTCGCTGACCGGCTGGGCCCAGCTCGCCCGCGTCGTGCGCGGCCGCTTCCTGTCGCTGAGGACCGAGGAGTTCGTCTCCGCCGCCCGGCTCGACGGTTGCTCGGAGGGGCGGATCATCTTCCGCCACATGCTGCCGAGCTTCGCGTCCCACATCATCGCGTCGATCACGCTCGCGATCCCGGCGATGATCCTGGCCGAGACCGCGCTCTCCTTCCTGGGCCTCGGGCTTCAGCCGCCGACCATTTCCTGGGGCGTGCTCCTGCGCGAGGCGCAGAACATCCGCTCGATCGCGACCGCTCCCTGGCTCTTCGCGCCCGGCGCCGCGGTGGTGGTCGCCGTCATGGCGTTGAACCTCCTCGGCGACGGCCTGCGCGACGCGGCCGACCCCTACAACAAGTGA
- a CDS encoding ABC transporter ATP-binding protein, which yields MQQPKPRPNLTVASPRPVLEVKNLVTHFAVRNGTVKAVDGVSFKVERGKTLCVVGESGSGKSVTARSILQIVDAPGRIEDGEIILSRADGSSVDLARLDPRGREIRAVRGRDIAMIFQEPMSSLSPVHTVGDQIVEVLRLHLGMSKKAARERAVDLLRQVEIPNPDKAIDRYTFEFSGGMRQRAMIAMALACEPLLLIADEPTTALDVTTQAEILDLIKRLQKSHGMAVMFITHDMGVVAEIADDVLVMHYGKVKEYADVETIFHAPQDPYTKMLIGSVLKLESKAEIRLARPPIPADRPPVIEVRDLAMHFGATKAVDGVSLSVRPGETLGIVGESGSGKTTMGRCLVRLYDPTEGVITYRRPDGAQLDLAKATGEELKQMRREVRMIFQDPFGSLNPRMTVAQVIGEPLLVNGIAKGRELDDRVAHLMEQVGLDPSWRERYPHAFSGGQRQRIGIARAIALKPRVIVADEATSALDVSLRFQVLDLLMRLQDELNLAYVFISHDIGVIRYMCDRVAVMYRGRLVEVGEAEQVCDRPVHDYTKALISAIPRPDPRHRSIHARVRYTGPGAAKSA from the coding sequence ATGCAGCAGCCGAAGCCCCGCCCGAACCTGACCGTCGCCAGCCCGCGCCCGGTCCTCGAGGTCAAGAACCTCGTCACCCACTTCGCCGTGCGCAACGGCACCGTGAAGGCCGTCGACGGCGTATCCTTCAAGGTCGAGCGCGGCAAGACCCTCTGCGTGGTTGGCGAGTCCGGTTCGGGCAAGAGCGTGACTGCCCGTTCCATCCTGCAGATCGTCGACGCCCCGGGCCGGATCGAGGACGGCGAGATCATCCTGTCCCGCGCCGACGGATCGAGCGTCGACCTCGCCCGGCTCGATCCGCGCGGGCGCGAGATCCGCGCCGTCCGTGGCCGGGACATCGCCATGATTTTCCAGGAGCCGATGTCGTCGCTGTCGCCCGTCCACACCGTCGGCGACCAGATCGTCGAGGTGCTGCGCCTCCACCTCGGCATGTCCAAGAAGGCCGCCCGCGAGCGCGCCGTCGACCTCCTGCGCCAGGTCGAGATTCCCAACCCCGACAAGGCCATCGACCGCTACACCTTCGAGTTTTCCGGCGGCATGCGCCAGCGCGCCATGATCGCCATGGCGCTTGCCTGCGAGCCGCTGCTCCTCATCGCCGACGAGCCGACCACAGCACTCGACGTGACGACCCAGGCCGAGATCCTCGACCTCATCAAGCGCCTGCAGAAGTCCCACGGCATGGCCGTGATGTTCATCACCCACGACATGGGCGTGGTCGCCGAGATCGCCGACGACGTGCTGGTCATGCACTACGGCAAGGTCAAGGAATATGCCGACGTGGAGACCATCTTCCACGCGCCGCAGGACCCCTACACGAAGATGCTGATCGGCTCGGTGCTGAAGCTCGAGTCGAAGGCAGAGATCCGCCTCGCCCGCCCGCCGATCCCGGCCGACCGCCCCCCCGTCATCGAGGTCCGCGACCTCGCCATGCATTTCGGCGCCACCAAGGCGGTCGACGGCGTCTCCCTGTCGGTCCGCCCCGGCGAGACCCTCGGCATCGTCGGCGAATCCGGGTCCGGCAAGACCACCATGGGCCGCTGCCTCGTCCGCCTCTACGACCCGACCGAGGGCGTCATCACGTATCGCCGCCCCGACGGCGCGCAGCTCGACCTCGCCAAGGCGACCGGCGAGGAGCTGAAGCAGATGCGCCGCGAGGTCCGGATGATCTTCCAGGACCCCTTCGGCTCGCTCAATCCGCGCATGACCGTCGCCCAGGTGATCGGTGAGCCGCTCCTCGTCAACGGCATCGCCAAGGGCCGCGAGCTCGACGACCGCGTCGCCCATCTGATGGAACAGGTCGGCCTCGACCCGTCCTGGCGCGAACGCTACCCGCACGCCTTCTCGGGCGGCCAGCGCCAGCGCATCGGAATCGCACGCGCCATCGCGCTGAAACCGCGCGTCATCGTCGCCGACGAAGCCACGTCGGCCCTCGACGTGTCACTGCGCTTCCAGGTCCTCGACCTGCTGATGAGGCTCCAGGACGAGCTGAACCTCGCCTATGTCTTCATCAGCCACGACATCGGCGTCATCCGCTACATGTGCGACCGCGTCGCCGTCATGTACCGGGGCCGCCTCGTCGAGGTCGGCGAGGCCGAGCAGGTCTGCGACCGCCCGGTCCACGACTACACCAAGGCCCTGATCTCCGCGATCCCACGCCCCGACCCCCGCCATCGCTCCATCCACGCCCGCGTCCGCTACACCGGCCCGGGCGCCGCGAAGAGCGCATGA
- a CDS encoding mandelate racemase/muconate lactonizing enzyme family protein, whose protein sequence is MKITEIRTFLMHAGQPDPEKWASDGNSGNRTDLNKLSGYRNWLFVKVYTDAGITGIGECSGWPRVIETAVKDMSAILVGEDPTHIERLWQKMQIAMMGHGMLGTVGAGAMTGIDMALWDIKGKALGTPVWNLLGGKVRDKVRIYTHANSARIALSAKERGIMTIKCGGVSDPVRKVAMLREAVGDEMDIAIDLHGPPWMTPADAARLARALEPYNLLWIEDPIAPENLDGYRRIRDSAHVPLAAGERMATIFGERELIENDLVDVLQPDTGRAGGITQMKKIAAMAEAHHIMMAPHSGSLGPVAEYAALHLMASIPNALILERIEDDWPGRYETIVPHPKQENGWITVPDAPGLGCDIDEAFVARFPSEGNLMVPVTEKGQSYAAGTFREHVYTQTRLRRGVYFDASK, encoded by the coding sequence ATGAAGATCACCGAGATCCGTACCTTCCTCATGCATGCCGGCCAGCCGGACCCCGAGAAGTGGGCCTCCGACGGCAATTCCGGCAACCGGACCGACCTCAACAAGCTGTCGGGCTACCGCAACTGGCTCTTCGTCAAGGTCTACACCGACGCCGGGATCACAGGCATCGGCGAGTGCTCCGGCTGGCCGCGCGTGATCGAGACGGCCGTGAAGGACATGAGCGCGATCCTGGTCGGCGAGGATCCGACCCACATCGAGCGGCTCTGGCAGAAGATGCAGATCGCCATGATGGGCCACGGCATGCTCGGCACGGTCGGGGCCGGCGCCATGACGGGCATCGACATGGCGCTCTGGGACATCAAGGGCAAGGCGCTCGGCACCCCCGTCTGGAACCTGCTCGGCGGCAAGGTGCGCGACAAGGTCCGCATCTACACCCACGCCAACTCCGCCCGCATCGCGCTCTCCGCCAAGGAGCGCGGCATCATGACCATCAAGTGCGGCGGCGTGTCCGACCCCGTCCGCAAGGTTGCGATGCTGCGCGAGGCGGTCGGCGACGAGATGGACATCGCCATCGACCTGCACGGGCCCCCGTGGATGACCCCAGCCGACGCCGCCCGCCTCGCCCGCGCCCTCGAGCCCTACAATCTCCTCTGGATCGAGGACCCGATCGCGCCCGAGAACCTCGACGGCTACCGCCGCATCCGCGACTCCGCCCACGTGCCGCTGGCCGCCGGTGAGCGTATGGCGACCATCTTCGGGGAGCGCGAACTGATCGAGAACGACCTCGTCGACGTGCTCCAGCCCGACACCGGCCGCGCCGGCGGCATCACCCAGATGAAGAAGATCGCCGCCATGGCGGAGGCCCATCACATCATGATGGCCCCCCATTCCGGCTCGCTCGGCCCGGTCGCCGAATACGCCGCCCTGCACCTGATGGCCTCGATCCCCAACGCCCTCATCCTGGAGCGCATCGAGGACGACTGGCCGGGCCGCTACGAGACGATCGTGCCCCATCCGAAACAGGAGAACGGCTGGATCACCGTCCCGGACGCCCCCGGCCTCGGCTGCGACATCGACGAGGCCTTCGTGGCCCGCTTCCCCTCCGAGGGCAACCTCATGGTGCCGGTGACCGAGAAGGGCCAGAGCTACGCGGCGGGCACCTTCCGCGAGCACGTCTACACCCAGACCCGCCTCCGCCGCGGGGTCTATTTCGATGCCTCCAAGTGA
- a CDS encoding mandelate racemase/muconate lactonizing enzyme family protein yields the protein MKIDRMRVYMTRDKDRPRVVVALDTDDGLTGWGECYNHGPDKALPPLLDYLMGFIQGQDPTRVDFLVNLMVQQCRFPPGALGLAAISAIDHCLWDISAKALGVPVYRLLGGAVRDRVRVYSGVYTAPDPDKARDELDRLNADWGVTAFKLSPWRIDIHAHRWGEVVRTSAEYFRQLRETIRADYDIAFDAHAKIFEPIQAVQLGNALAPYDPMFFEEPLRPENIEVWGDLKKQLVCRLATGESLYSRFEFLRLLNARGADIVQPDICVVGGVTEMRRIAALAEAHYVSVAPHNPMGPLATAVNVHFSAAQQNFLVLEYRLPTGPVYAYGGNDLVAKIDAAKYVADPYLPKDGYLDLRPERPGWGVEMDMEVLARDDYVHWQRRVPKRPDGSYAFA from the coding sequence ATGAAGATCGATCGCATGCGGGTCTACATGACCCGCGACAAGGACCGCCCGCGCGTCGTCGTGGCGCTCGACACCGACGACGGCCTGACCGGCTGGGGCGAGTGCTACAACCACGGCCCCGACAAGGCCCTGCCGCCGCTGCTCGACTACCTGATGGGCTTCATCCAGGGCCAGGACCCGACCCGCGTCGACTTCCTGGTCAACTTGATGGTCCAGCAGTGCCGCTTTCCGCCGGGCGCCCTCGGGCTCGCGGCGATCTCCGCCATCGACCACTGCCTCTGGGACATCTCCGCCAAGGCCCTCGGGGTCCCCGTCTACCGGCTCCTCGGCGGCGCCGTGCGCGACCGTGTCCGGGTCTATTCCGGCGTCTACACCGCGCCCGATCCCGACAAGGCCCGCGACGAACTCGACCGGCTCAACGCCGACTGGGGCGTCACCGCCTTCAAGCTCTCGCCCTGGCGCATCGACATCCACGCCCATCGCTGGGGTGAGGTGGTGCGCACCAGCGCGGAGTATTTCCGTCAGCTGCGCGAGACGATCCGCGCCGACTACGACATCGCCTTCGACGCCCATGCCAAGATCTTCGAGCCGATCCAGGCCGTCCAGCTCGGCAACGCGCTCGCCCCCTACGACCCCATGTTCTTCGAGGAACCGCTGCGGCCGGAGAACATCGAGGTCTGGGGCGACCTGAAGAAGCAGTTGGTTTGCCGGCTCGCGACCGGCGAATCCCTCTACAGCCGCTTCGAGTTCCTCCGGCTTCTAAATGCGCGAGGCGCCGACATCGTCCAGCCGGACATCTGCGTGGTCGGCGGCGTCACCGAGATGCGCCGGATCGCGGCGCTCGCCGAGGCCCACTATGTCTCCGTCGCCCCGCACAACCCGATGGGGCCGCTGGCGACGGCCGTGAACGTCCACTTCTCCGCGGCCCAGCAGAACTTCCTGGTGCTCGAGTACCGCCTGCCGACCGGCCCCGTCTACGCCTACGGCGGCAACGACCTCGTCGCCAAGATCGACGCGGCCAAGTACGTCGCCGACCCCTACCTGCCCAAGGACGGCTACCTCGACCTCCGGCCGGAGCGACCCGGCTGGGGCGTGGAGATGGACATGGAGGTCCTCGCGCGCGACGACTACGTGCACTGGCAGCGCCGGGTGCCGAAGCGCCCAGACGGTTCCTACGCCTTCGCCTAA
- a CDS encoding alpha/beta hydrolase, which yields MPLRDDVQAMMRDIAAWQQANAVPPRAEQTVADMRSIYSRQAELRETDAVPTVAEERDATAETRAGHRRVRVFTPDAPGPLPVVVYVHGGGYVIGGIDETAAEARRLAAGIPAQVVSISYRLAPEHPWPAAIEDVEDQISDIAAGYVDGVPRGPLAVAGTSAGAGLAVAATLRLIERKRCPVALLALMSPCLDLTLSSPSVDLYGTGYQLERASMERFAELYVPAGMDRAHPDLSPARHPVPDRFPPTILFAAECDPLADDAALFARRLAEAGIRYRLRHVQGVTHGFNNWFGRLPSTAADLDLLHKAIAEEAARFTGPEVG from the coding sequence ATGCCGCTCCGAGACGACGTGCAAGCGATGATGAGGGATATCGCCGCCTGGCAGCAGGCGAACGCCGTCCCGCCCCGGGCTGAGCAGACGGTCGCCGACATGCGGTCGATCTATTCGCGCCAGGCCGAACTCCGCGAGACCGACGCGGTCCCGACGGTCGCCGAGGAGCGCGACGCCACCGCCGAGACCCGAGCCGGCCACCGCCGCGTCCGGGTCTTCACGCCCGACGCTCCCGGGCCCCTGCCGGTGGTCGTCTACGTCCATGGCGGCGGCTACGTGATCGGCGGCATCGACGAGACGGCCGCAGAGGCCCGCCGGCTGGCCGCCGGCATCCCCGCCCAGGTCGTCTCGATCTCCTACCGCCTCGCGCCCGAGCATCCCTGGCCGGCGGCCATCGAGGACGTCGAGGACCAGATCTCCGACATCGCCGCGGGCTATGTGGACGGCGTACCCAGGGGGCCGCTGGCGGTGGCCGGAACCAGCGCGGGCGCCGGCCTGGCGGTCGCCGCCACGCTCCGCCTCATAGAGCGGAAGCGCTGCCCCGTGGCGCTCCTGGCACTGATGAGCCCCTGCCTGGACCTCACCCTGTCCAGCCCCTCCGTGGACCTCTACGGCACCGGCTACCAGCTCGAGCGCGCCTCCATGGAGCGCTTCGCCGAGCTCTACGTGCCCGCCGGCATGGACCGGGCCCACCCGGACCTGTCGCCCGCCCGGCACCCGGTGCCGGACCGCTTCCCGCCGACGATCCTCTTCGCCGCCGAATGTGATCCGCTCGCCGACGATGCCGCGCTCTTCGCCCGCCGGCTGGCCGAGGCCGGCATCCGCTACCGCCTGCGCCACGTCCAGGGGGTCACGCACGGCTTCAACAACTGGTTCGGCCGCCTGCCCTCGACCGCCGCCGACCTGGACCTGCTGCACAAGGCCATCGCCGAGGAGGCCGCGCGCTTCACCGGTCCCGAGGTCGGGTGA